The Pseudomonas sp. TH06 genome has a window encoding:
- a CDS encoding MFS transporter codes for MNQSSQVIRYINAAHVIDHMFMLIFPAAVLGMTQAFGLDYAALIGLSLGGFIAFGACSLPAGWLGDHWSRRQMMLVFFFGIGASAIFTGLSNSPTMLVIGLTLIGIFAAIYHPVGTAMLVAYAQNRGREIGINGMWGNLGVAFSALITGLLVAQFGWRSAFLLPGVVAIVLGVGFALQVREEPIPQRPHTALKGAGGQRISMVMVFSVLALATATGGVVFNATTMTYPKLFQERLHELFASPQTLGVVVSLAYAFGAVAQLSIGRVLHRVSLKWPFIVLTMCQAPLLFALAYADGWVVIALGAAFMFVVFGQVTVNDAMVANFVAPQWQSRVFALRYCLSFGASATAIPLISYVEPRQGFVGLYLILAGFGALTFLAAVVFPRTPSEEAVGQTV; via the coding sequence ATGAATCAATCCAGCCAAGTCATCCGCTACATCAACGCAGCCCATGTGATCGATCACATGTTCATGCTGATATTTCCTGCCGCCGTGCTCGGCATGACCCAGGCCTTTGGCCTCGACTACGCCGCGCTGATTGGCCTGTCGCTCGGCGGCTTCATCGCTTTCGGAGCGTGTTCGCTACCCGCCGGCTGGCTGGGTGATCACTGGAGCCGGCGGCAGATGATGCTGGTGTTCTTCTTCGGCATCGGCGCTTCGGCGATCTTTACCGGCCTGAGTAACAGCCCGACCATGCTGGTGATCGGCCTGACCCTGATCGGCATTTTTGCCGCGATCTACCACCCAGTGGGCACGGCGATGTTGGTGGCGTACGCGCAAAACCGTGGCCGGGAAATCGGTATCAACGGTATGTGGGGCAACCTTGGCGTGGCGTTTTCGGCGCTGATCACCGGTTTGCTGGTGGCGCAATTCGGCTGGCGCTCGGCGTTTCTGTTACCGGGTGTGGTAGCGATCGTTCTGGGCGTCGGTTTCGCCTTGCAGGTGCGCGAAGAGCCGATTCCGCAACGCCCGCACACGGCGCTCAAAGGCGCCGGCGGCCAACGCATTTCGATGGTCATGGTGTTCAGCGTGCTGGCACTGGCCACCGCTACCGGCGGTGTGGTGTTCAACGCCACCACCATGACCTATCCGAAACTGTTTCAGGAACGCTTGCATGAACTGTTCGCCTCGCCGCAAACCCTTGGCGTGGTGGTCAGTCTGGCCTACGCCTTTGGTGCGGTCGCGCAATTGAGCATTGGTCGGGTGTTGCACCGCGTCAGCCTGAAATGGCCGTTCATTGTGTTGACGATGTGCCAGGCGCCCCTGCTGTTCGCGCTGGCCTATGCCGACGGCTGGGTGGTGATCGCCCTCGGTGCAGCGTTTATGTTTGTGGTGTTCGGTCAGGTCACGGTGAACGATGCCATGGTCGCCAACTTCGTCGCACCGCAGTGGCAATCCCGGGTCTTCGCCCTGCGTTACTGTTTATCGTTCGGTGCCAGTGCGACAGCGATTCCGCTGATTTCCTATGTAGAACCGCGCCAGGGTTTTGTAGGGCTTTATTTGATTCTGGCGGGGTTCGGTGCTTTGACCTTCCTGGCAGCAGTGGTTTTCCCACGCACTCCTTCCGAAGAGGCGGTGGGACAAACCGTCTGA
- a CDS encoding fatty acid--CoA ligase: MLQTRVIPPADGAYQYPLLIKRLLMSGARYEKTREIVYRDQLRYSYPTLIERVARLANVLTAAGVKAGDTVAVMDWDSHRYLECMFAIPMIGAVIHTINVRLSPEQILYTMNHAEDRFVLVNSEFVGLYQAIAPHLTTVEKTLLLTDLPEKTAELPNLFGEYEQLLAVASPQYDFQDFDENSVATTFYTTGTTGNPKGVYFTHRQLVLHTMGVSTIMGAIDSVRLLGTNDVYMPITPMFHVHAWGLPYVATMLGLKQVYPGRYDPEFLVELWRKEKVTFSHCVPTILQMLLNAKGAQGTDFGGWKIVIGGSALNRTLYETAKARGIQLTAAYGMSETGPLVSCAHLNDELMAGTEDERTTYRIKAGVPGPLVEAAIVDAEGNFLPADGETQGELVLRAPWLTEGYFNEPQKGAELWAGGWLHTGDVATLDSMGVIDIRDRIKDVIKTGGEWISSLDLEDLISRHVAVREVAVVGIADPQWGERPFALLVIREGHEIGARELKEHLKPFVELGHLSKWAIPSQIALVTEIPKTSVGKLDKKRIRLDITEWQTNNSTFLSTL, from the coding sequence ATGTTGCAGACTCGCGTCATTCCCCCGGCCGATGGGGCCTACCAGTATCCATTGCTGATTAAACGGCTGCTGATGTCCGGCGCCCGTTACGAGAAAACCCGCGAGATCGTCTACCGTGACCAGTTGCGCTACAGCTATCCGACCCTGATCGAGCGTGTGGCGCGGCTGGCCAACGTATTGACGGCAGCCGGTGTGAAGGCTGGCGACACCGTGGCGGTGATGGACTGGGACAGCCATCGTTATCTGGAATGCATGTTTGCCATCCCGATGATCGGTGCGGTGATCCACACCATCAACGTGCGCCTGTCGCCGGAGCAGATCCTCTACACCATGAACCACGCCGAGGACCGCTTTGTGCTGGTCAACAGCGAGTTCGTCGGGCTGTACCAGGCCATCGCGCCGCACCTGACCACGGTCGAGAAAACCCTGCTGCTGACCGATCTGCCGGAGAAAACCGCCGAGCTGCCGAATCTGTTCGGCGAGTACGAGCAACTGCTCGCGGTCGCCAGCCCGCAGTATGACTTCCAGGATTTCGACGAAAATTCGGTCGCCACGACGTTCTATACCACCGGCACCACTGGCAACCCGAAAGGCGTGTATTTCACCCATCGGCAACTGGTGCTGCACACCATGGGCGTGTCGACGATCATGGGCGCCATCGACAGCGTGCGTCTGCTTGGCACCAACGACGTGTACATGCCGATCACCCCGATGTTTCACGTGCATGCCTGGGGCCTGCCTTACGTGGCGACCATGCTTGGGCTCAAACAGGTTTATCCGGGGCGTTACGATCCGGAGTTTCTGGTCGAGCTATGGCGCAAGGAGAAAGTTACGTTCTCCCACTGCGTGCCGACCATCCTGCAAATGCTGCTCAACGCCAAAGGTGCGCAGGGCACCGATTTCGGCGGCTGGAAAATCGTCATTGGTGGCAGTGCGCTCAATCGCACCTTGTATGAAACCGCCAAGGCCCGCGGCATTCAGCTCACCGCCGCGTATGGCATGTCCGAGACCGGGCCGCTGGTTTCCTGCGCGCATCTCAATGATGAACTGATGGCCGGCACTGAAGACGAGCGCACCACTTATCGGATCAAGGCCGGTGTGCCGGGGCCGTTGGTGGAGGCCGCCATCGTCGACGCTGAGGGCAACTTCCTCCCGGCCGACGGTGAGACCCAGGGTGAGCTGGTGCTGCGCGCACCATGGCTGACCGAGGGCTATTTCAACGAGCCGCAGAAGGGCGCCGAACTCTGGGCCGGTGGCTGGCTGCATACCGGTGACGTGGCGACGCTCGACAGTATGGGCGTGATCGACATCCGTGACCGCATCAAGGACGTGATCAAGACCGGCGGCGAATGGATCTCTTCGCTGGACCTCGAAGACCTGATCAGTCGCCATGTCGCGGTACGCGAAGTAGCAGTGGTGGGCATCGCCGATCCACAGTGGGGCGAGCGCCCGTTTGCCCTGCTGGTGATCCGTGAAGGTCATGAGATCGGCGCGCGCGAGCTCAAGGAACATCTCAAGCCGTTCGTCGAACTGGGGCACCTGAGCAAGTGGGCGATTCCGAGTCAGATCGCCCTTGTTACCGAAATTCCCAAGACCAGCGTCGGCAAGCTCGACAAGAAGCGCATCCGTCTCGACATCACGGAATGGCAGACCAACAACAGCACCTTCCTCTCGACACTTTGA
- a CDS encoding TMEM165/GDT1 family protein, producing the protein MLDSLLVPTAIVALAEIGDKTQLLALILAARFRKPWPIIAGIVAATLANHAAAGAVGAWFGSFFSNATLHWILAASFTATALWTLVPDKMDDDETSTARKFGPFLTTLIAFFLAEMGDKTQVATVMLAAQYPDLWLVIIGTTAGMLIANVPVVLAGNFAADKLPLTLIRRLAASAFLILAIVAVYKAMQSSGWV; encoded by the coding sequence ATGCTGGACTCGTTACTCGTTCCCACCGCAATCGTTGCCTTGGCCGAAATCGGCGACAAGACGCAACTGCTCGCGCTGATTCTCGCCGCTCGCTTCCGCAAACCCTGGCCGATCATTGCCGGTATTGTCGCCGCGACCCTGGCCAACCACGCAGCAGCCGGTGCGGTCGGCGCCTGGTTCGGCAGCTTCTTCTCGAATGCGACGCTGCACTGGATCCTTGCCGCAAGCTTCACCGCCACTGCGCTGTGGACCTTGGTCCCGGACAAAATGGACGACGATGAAACCAGCACCGCGCGCAAGTTCGGGCCGTTCCTGACCACGCTAATTGCATTCTTCCTTGCCGAAATGGGCGACAAGACTCAGGTCGCGACGGTGATGCTCGCTGCGCAATACCCGGATCTGTGGCTGGTGATTATCGGCACGACTGCCGGCATGTTGATTGCCAACGTACCGGTGGTTCTGGCGGGTAACTTTGCCGCGGACAAATTGCCGCTGACCTTGATCCGTCGCCTGGCGGCTTCGGCATTCCTGATTCTGGCGATCGTTGCGGTGTACAAGGCGATGCAGAGCAGTGGCTGGGTTTAA
- a CDS encoding LysE family transporter produces MYWTEFLTVALIHLLAVASPGPDFAVVVRESVTHGRRAGTWTALGVGTAIFLHVGYSLLGIGLIVSQSIVLFNALKWAAAAYLLYIGFKALRAQPAKTVTDDLHKEAGVRTARGAFTSGFVTNGLNPKATLFFLSLFTVVINPHTPLAIQAGYGVYLAVATAFWFCLVAMLFSQQRVRAGFARMGHWFDRTMGAVLIALGVKIAFTEMH; encoded by the coding sequence ATGTACTGGACCGAGTTCTTGACCGTTGCACTGATCCACCTGCTGGCCGTCGCCAGTCCCGGCCCGGACTTTGCCGTAGTGGTACGCGAAAGCGTGACCCACGGTCGCCGCGCCGGCACCTGGACGGCGCTGGGTGTCGGCACGGCGATTTTCCTGCATGTGGGGTATTCGCTGTTGGGCATTGGCCTGATCGTGTCGCAGTCGATCGTCTTGTTCAACGCGCTGAAATGGGCGGCTGCGGCTTACCTGTTGTACATCGGCTTCAAGGCGCTACGCGCGCAACCGGCAAAAACCGTTACCGATGACCTGCACAAGGAAGCGGGTGTGCGCACTGCACGCGGCGCTTTCACTTCGGGCTTCGTCACCAACGGTCTGAATCCGAAAGCCACGCTGTTTTTCCTGTCGCTGTTCACCGTGGTCATCAACCCGCACACGCCACTGGCGATTCAGGCGGGTTACGGGGTTTATCTGGCCGTCGCAACCGCATTCTGGTTCTGCCTGGTGGCGATGCTGTTCAGCCAGCAACGCGTGCGCGCCGGTTTCGCCCGCATGGGGCACTGGTTCGACCGCACCATGGGCGCGGTGCTGATCGCTCTTGGCGTGAAAATCGCGTTCACCGAGATGCATTGA
- a CDS encoding DUF1302 domain-containing protein, which translates to MTSVNQFWRRAKLPLAVSLASSLAGPAFGVSFNVGEIEGQFDSSLSVGASWSTQQPNKNLIGVNNGGHGLSQTSDDGHLNFKSGETFSKIFKGIHDLELKYGDTGVFVRGKYWYDFELKDESRPFKDISDSGRKEGAKSSGAEILDAFVYHNYSIADEPGSVRLGKQVVSWGESTFIGGGINSINPIDVSAFRRPGAEIKEGLIPVNMFYVSQSLTENLSAEAFYQLEWDQTVVDNCGTFFSQPDIVADGCNDNLRVLNKRSQIPAIALGPLAANGVSVNEEGVLVRRGPDRDARDSGQWGASFKYMYEPLDTEFGAYFMNYHSRAPIFSATGAPQSVYNTARALPGPFAALAPLLVAGNSNYFIEYPEDIRLYGLSFSTTLPTGTAWSGEISYRPNAPVQLNSTDILFAGVRPIGGALTNASILNGVPGQDLHGYERKEITQIQTTFTHFFDQVMGASRLTLVGEVGATYVGGLESRSDKRYGRDPVYGPGELPATGGVNTCANILNASTINGAGPGSPQNNRSRNCDNDGFTTSMSWGYRGRAIWEYNDVFAGVNLKPNVAWSHDVSGYSPGPGGNFEEGRKAVSLGVDAEYQNTYTASLAYTNFFDGKYTTVDDRDFVALSFGVNF; encoded by the coding sequence ATGACCTCAGTAAACCAGTTCTGGCGCCGGGCGAAACTGCCTCTGGCGGTCAGTCTTGCTTCTTCGCTCGCCGGGCCCGCATTCGGCGTCAGTTTCAACGTCGGTGAAATCGAAGGCCAGTTCGACTCTTCCCTGTCGGTCGGTGCCAGTTGGTCTACCCAGCAACCGAACAAGAACCTCATCGGCGTCAACAACGGCGGTCATGGTCTGTCTCAGACTTCCGATGACGGCCACCTGAACTTCAAAAGCGGTGAAACCTTCTCGAAGATTTTCAAGGGTATCCATGACCTTGAATTGAAGTACGGCGACACCGGTGTGTTTGTCCGTGGCAAATACTGGTACGACTTCGAACTGAAGGATGAAAGTCGTCCGTTCAAGGACATCAGCGATTCGGGCCGCAAGGAAGGCGCCAAGTCTTCCGGCGCCGAGATCCTCGACGCCTTCGTCTACCACAACTACTCGATTGCCGATGAGCCGGGTTCCGTGCGTCTGGGCAAGCAAGTAGTCAGTTGGGGTGAAAGTACCTTCATCGGTGGCGGTATCAACTCGATCAACCCGATCGACGTGTCCGCTTTCCGTCGTCCAGGTGCCGAGATCAAGGAAGGCCTGATTCCGGTCAACATGTTCTATGTGTCCCAGAGCCTGACCGAAAACCTTTCGGCCGAAGCGTTCTATCAGCTGGAATGGGACCAGACTGTCGTCGACAACTGCGGCACGTTCTTCTCGCAGCCGGACATCGTGGCCGACGGTTGCAACGACAACCTGCGCGTGCTGAACAAGCGTTCACAAATCCCGGCCATCGCTTTGGGGCCGTTGGCCGCCAACGGTGTCAGCGTCAACGAAGAAGGTGTTCTGGTTCGCCGTGGTCCGGATCGCGATGCCCGTGACAGCGGTCAATGGGGCGCATCCTTCAAGTACATGTACGAACCGCTCGACACCGAGTTCGGCGCCTACTTCATGAACTACCACAGCCGTGCGCCGATCTTCAGCGCCACCGGTGCGCCACAGTCTGTCTACAACACGGCGCGCGCGCTGCCGGGGCCGTTTGCCGCACTCGCACCACTGCTGGTGGCGGGCAACTCGAACTACTTCATTGAATACCCTGAGGACATTCGTCTCTACGGTCTGAGCTTCTCCACCACCCTGCCTACCGGTACGGCGTGGAGCGGTGAGATCAGCTACCGTCCGAACGCGCCGGTACAACTGAACTCCACCGACATCCTGTTCGCCGGTGTGCGTCCGATCGGCGGCGCACTGACCAACGCTTCGATACTCAATGGCGTGCCGGGTCAGGATCTGCACGGTTACGAGCGCAAGGAAATCACCCAGATTCAGACGACGTTCACGCACTTCTTCGATCAGGTCATGGGCGCCAGCCGTCTGACCCTCGTGGGTGAAGTCGGCGCGACCTACGTCGGCGGCCTGGAAAGCCGTTCCGACAAGCGTTACGGCCGCGATCCGGTGTATGGCCCGGGTGAGTTGCCGGCCACTGGCGGGGTCAATACCTGCGCCAACATTCTCAACGCCAGCACCATCAATGGCGCCGGGCCGGGTTCGCCGCAGAACAACCGCAGCCGCAATTGCGACAACGACGGCTTCACCACGTCAATGTCCTGGGGTTATCGCGGTCGTGCGATCTGGGAATACAACGATGTGTTTGCCGGTGTGAACCTCAAGCCGAACGTGGCCTGGTCCCACGACGTCAGCGGTTACTCGCCAGGCCCTGGCGGCAACTTCGAGGAAGGTCGCAAGGCTGTCAGTCTTGGCGTCGATGCCGAGTACCAGAACACCTACACCGCGAGCCTGGCTTACACCAATTTCTTCGACGGCAAGTACACCACTGTGGATGATCGCGACTTCGTTGCGCTCAGCTTCGGCGTGAACTTCTAA
- a CDS encoding 2-hydroxyacid dehydrogenase, with product MTNPRRAVFLDHPSLDLGDLDLSPLRACFSDLQLFAQTLPEQVTERLHGATVAISNKILIDAAAMAANPDLKLILITATGTNNVDLAAARAHGITVCNCQGYGTPSVAQHTIMLLLNLATRLADYQKAVGEGRWQQAKQFCLLDYPIVELEGKTLGLLGHGELGGAVARLAEAFGMRVLLGQIPGRPARADRLPLDQLLPQIDALTLHCPLNEHTRHFIGARELASMKPGAFVVNTARGGLIDEQALADALRGGHLGGAATDVLSVEPPTQGNPLLAADIPRLIVTPHNAWGSREARQRIVGQLTENAQAFFSGKALRVVS from the coding sequence ATGACGAACCCGCGCCGCGCCGTATTCCTCGATCACCCTTCGCTGGATCTTGGCGATCTTGACCTCAGCCCGTTGCGCGCCTGCTTCAGCGACCTGCAACTGTTCGCCCAGACCTTGCCTGAACAAGTCACCGAACGTCTGCACGGCGCAACCGTAGCGATCTCCAACAAGATCCTGATCGACGCCGCCGCGATGGCTGCCAACCCCGATCTGAAACTGATCCTGATCACCGCTACCGGCACCAACAACGTCGACCTCGCAGCCGCTCGCGCCCACGGCATCACGGTGTGCAATTGCCAGGGTTACGGCACGCCATCGGTGGCGCAACACACGATCATGCTGCTGCTCAACCTCGCCACCCGCCTGGCCGATTATCAGAAAGCCGTCGGCGAAGGTCGCTGGCAGCAGGCCAAACAGTTCTGCCTGCTCGACTACCCGATTGTCGAACTCGAAGGCAAAACCCTCGGCCTGCTCGGTCATGGCGAACTCGGCGGCGCGGTTGCGCGCCTCGCCGAAGCATTCGGCATGCGCGTATTGCTCGGCCAGATTCCGGGGCGCCCGGCCCGAGCGGATCGTCTGCCGCTGGACCAACTGCTGCCGCAGATCGACGCCCTCACCCTGCACTGCCCGCTCAACGAACACACCCGTCACTTCATCGGCGCCCGCGAATTGGCCTCGATGAAACCCGGCGCGTTCGTGGTCAACACCGCCCGTGGCGGACTGATCGACGAACAGGCGCTGGCCGATGCCTTGCGCGGCGGCCATCTCGGCGGCGCCGCCACCGATGTGCTCAGCGTCGAGCCACCCACCCAAGGCAATCCGCTGCTGGCCGCCGACATCCCGCGCCTCATTGTCACCCCGCATAACGCCTGGGGCAGCCGCGAAGCCCGACAGCGCATCGTTGGTCAATTGACTGAAAACGCCCAGGCATTCTTCAGCGGTAAGGCGCTGCGGGTCGTCAGTTGA
- a CDS encoding helix-turn-helix transcriptional regulator has translation MLISHFEHGPVSAYPRDYLDGAHQPLHLHREAQLLYAVSGVMRVVTASGAWVIPPSRAVWIPPEVAHEIFMSGDVQMRSLFIAPELSPARLHQCCVLAVTPLLRELILRAVQGPPHADNPLIQQLMLEELASLENLPLHIPMPTDRRLQNICLALLQTPDHPNTLEDWAQQVGASSRTLTRLFQQQLQMNFNAWRQQLRLMEALPRLLAGDSVQSVARDLGYGSARAFSAMFRRLLGENPREYLNTLSKLSELL, from the coding sequence ATGTTGATCAGCCACTTTGAACACGGCCCGGTGAGTGCCTATCCCCGGGATTATCTGGACGGCGCGCACCAGCCGTTGCACCTGCATCGCGAGGCACAGTTGCTGTATGCCGTCAGCGGAGTCATGCGCGTGGTCACGGCATCGGGCGCGTGGGTGATTCCGCCCAGTCGCGCGGTATGGATTCCGCCGGAAGTGGCGCACGAGATTTTCATGTCCGGCGATGTGCAGATGCGTTCGCTGTTCATCGCCCCCGAGCTGTCGCCGGCCAGACTGCATCAGTGCTGCGTATTGGCGGTCACGCCGTTGTTGCGCGAGCTGATCCTGCGTGCCGTGCAAGGCCCGCCGCATGCCGACAACCCGTTGATCCAGCAACTGATGCTGGAAGAACTCGCCAGCCTGGAAAACCTGCCGCTGCATATTCCAATGCCCACCGACCGACGCCTGCAAAACATTTGTCTGGCGCTGCTGCAAACCCCGGATCATCCCAACACGCTGGAAGACTGGGCGCAGCAGGTCGGCGCCAGCTCACGCACGCTGACGCGGTTGTTTCAGCAACAATTGCAGATGAATTTCAATGCCTGGCGCCAGCAACTGCGCCTGATGGAAGCGCTGCCGCGCCTGCTCGCCGGGGACAGCGTGCAAAGCGTGGCACGGGACTTGGGTTACGGCAGCGCGCGGGCGTTCAGCGCGATGTTTCGCCGCTTGCTCGGGGAGAATCCCCGCGAATATCTCAATACCCTTAGCAAGCTGAGCGAACTCCTGTAA
- a CDS encoding M48 family metallopeptidase, which yields MNKTLVVSALSAALLLAGCQSVNTTSGGAVGVERKQYMFSMLSSQEVDQMYAQSYQKTVGEASGKGVLDKTSSDAKRVQAIADRLIAQAPNFRPDAAQWKWEVNLIKSDELNANCGPGGKIIFYTGLIDSLKLTDDEIAAVMGHEIAHALREHGREAMSKAYGIEMAKQGAGALLGLGQDSLALADTVANYGMTLPNSRANENEADLIGLELAARAGYNPNAAITLWNKMSKASEGAPPEFMSTHPASSSRIASLQAAIPKVMPLYEKAPKS from the coding sequence ATGAACAAGACATTGGTTGTAAGTGCACTGAGCGCAGCGCTGTTGCTGGCCGGTTGTCAGTCGGTCAACACCACCAGCGGCGGCGCCGTCGGTGTCGAGCGCAAGCAGTACATGTTCAGCATGCTGTCCTCGCAAGAGGTCGACCAGATGTATGCCCAGTCGTATCAGAAGACCGTTGGCGAAGCGTCCGGCAAAGGCGTGCTGGACAAGACCAGCAGCGATGCCAAACGGGTTCAGGCGATTGCTGACCGGTTGATCGCCCAGGCGCCGAACTTCCGCCCGGATGCGGCGCAGTGGAAGTGGGAAGTCAATCTGATCAAGAGCGACGAGCTCAACGCCAACTGCGGTCCTGGCGGCAAGATCATTTTCTACACCGGGCTGATCGACAGCCTGAAACTCACCGACGATGAAATCGCTGCGGTGATGGGTCATGAGATCGCCCATGCCTTGCGCGAGCACGGTCGTGAAGCGATGTCCAAGGCTTACGGTATCGAGATGGCCAAGCAGGGCGCGGGTGCGTTGCTCGGTCTGGGGCAGGACAGTCTGGCGCTGGCCGACACCGTGGCCAACTACGGCATGACACTGCCAAACAGCCGTGCCAATGAAAACGAGGCTGACCTGATCGGTCTGGAGCTGGCCGCACGCGCGGGGTACAACCCGAACGCGGCGATCACGCTGTGGAACAAGATGAGCAAGGCTTCGGAAGGCGCGCCACCGGAGTTCATGAGCACTCACCCGGCATCGTCCAGCCGGATCGCTTCGTTGCAGGCGGCGATTCCGAAGGTCATGCCGCTGTACGAAAAAGCTCCGAAGTCCTAA
- a CDS encoding class I SAM-dependent methyltransferase, whose amino-acid sequence MDPRSEVLLRQAELFQGSLLLAGLPADDLLGRLPNAFGWCWHAGDQAALDARFEDRSHFGVNIPEREFDSAVVFLPKSKDLTDYILNAVASRLAGREVFLVGEKRSGIEGASKQLNPFGKPRKLDSARHCQLWQVTVANAPEAKSLDSLAQTYELPLAEGALKVISLPGVFSHGRLDRGSALLLEHLDKLPSGHLLDFGCGAGVLGAAVKRRYPHNQVTLLDVDAFAAASSRLTLAANGLEADVLTGDGIDAAPMGLSAILSNPPFHVGVHTDYFATENLLRKAAKHLKNGGELRLVANSFLKYQPLIEEHLGVCAIKAEGNGFRIYRAKRG is encoded by the coding sequence ATGGATCCGCGCAGTGAAGTACTGCTTCGTCAGGCCGAGTTGTTTCAGGGCTCGCTGTTGCTGGCCGGTTTGCCTGCCGACGATTTGCTCGGGCGCTTGCCCAACGCCTTTGGCTGGTGCTGGCATGCCGGTGATCAAGCCGCCCTCGATGCGCGTTTCGAGGATCGCAGCCATTTTGGCGTGAACATTCCTGAGCGCGAGTTCGACAGCGCCGTGGTGTTTTTGCCCAAGTCCAAAGATCTGACCGATTACATCCTCAACGCTGTGGCCTCGCGTCTGGCCGGACGCGAGGTGTTTCTGGTCGGAGAAAAACGCAGCGGCATCGAAGGCGCGTCCAAACAACTCAATCCGTTCGGCAAGCCACGCAAGCTCGACAGCGCACGCCACTGCCAACTGTGGCAAGTTACGGTAGCCAATGCGCCTGAAGCGAAATCGCTGGACAGTCTGGCGCAGACTTATGAGCTGCCACTGGCTGAAGGTGCGCTGAAAGTCATCAGCCTGCCGGGGGTTTTCAGCCACGGCCGACTGGATCGCGGCAGTGCGCTGCTGCTGGAGCATCTGGACAAACTGCCGAGCGGTCATCTGCTCGACTTCGGCTGTGGCGCCGGGGTGTTGGGCGCGGCGGTCAAACGTCGTTATCCGCACAATCAGGTCACGTTGCTCGATGTCGACGCATTCGCCGCCGCCAGCAGCCGTCTGACATTGGCTGCCAACGGTCTGGAAGCCGACGTACTGACCGGTGACGGAATCGATGCGGCGCCGATGGGCCTGAGCGCCATTCTGAGCAACCCGCCGTTCCATGTCGGCGTGCACACCGATTATTTCGCGACCGAGAACTTGCTGCGAAAAGCAGCAAAACATCTGAAAAACGGTGGCGAACTGCGCCTTGTGGCGAACAGCTTCCTGAAGTATCAACCGCTGATCGAAGAGCATCTCGGGGTCTGTGCGATCAAGGCTGAAGGCAACGGTTTCCGGATTTACCGGGCCAAGCGTGGCTGA